In Phalacrocorax aristotelis chromosome 6, bGulAri2.1, whole genome shotgun sequence, one DNA window encodes the following:
- the ABCD3 gene encoding ATP-binding cassette sub-family D member 3 isoform X2, translating into MAAYSKYLTVRHSAIAGATTAAACALLCLLNKRRAAAQHGKRSGKQALQNNEKEGKKERAMVDRVFIARICRILKIMVPRTLCKETGYLLLIAVMLVVRTYCDIWMIQNGTVIESAIIGRSRKDFKKYLFNFIAAMPAISLVNNFLKYGLNELKLCFRVRLTRYLYEEYLKAYTYYKMGNLDNRIANPDQLLTQDVEKFCNSVVDLYSNLSKPFLDIVLYIFKLTSAIGAQGPASMMAYLIISGFFLTRLRRPIGKMTITEQKYEGEYRYVNSRLITNSEEIAFYNGNLREKQTIHKTFRKLVEHLHNFILFRFSMGFIDTIIAKYLATVVGYLVVSRPFLNLADPRHQNSTHAELLEDYYQSGRMLLRMSQALGRIVLAGREMTRLAGFTARITELMQVLKDLNSGKYQRTMVSQEKDADKKPALPLIPGSGEIINADNLIKFDHVPLVTPNGDVLIQDLNFEVRSGANVLICGPNGCGKSSLFRVLGELWPLFGGRLTKPVRGKLFYVPQRPYMTLGTLRDQVIYPDTFEDQKKKGISDQVLKEYLDNVQLGQILEREGGWDSVQDWMDVLSGGEKQRMAMARLFYHKPQFAILDECTSAVSVDVEGYIYSHCRKVGITLFTVSHRKSLWKHHDFYLHMDGRGNYEFKKITEDTVEFGS; encoded by the exons ATGGCCGCCTACAGCAAGTACCTCACCGTGCGCCATTCCGCCATCGCCGGGGccaccaccgccgccgcctGCGCGCTTCTCTGTCTGCTCAACAAGCGGCGGGCGGCAGCCCAGCACGG taaaagaagtggaaaacaagCATTGCAGAACAATGAG aaagaaggaaaaaaggagcgAGCAATGGTGGACAGAGTGTTTATTGCAAGAATATGTCGAATCCTGAAAATAATGGTCCCTAGAACACTTTGTAAAGAG ACAGGTTATTTGCTGCTTATTGCTGTGATGCTGGTCGTCCGCACATATTGTGATATTTGGATGATTCAGAATGGAACGGTCATTGAAAG TGCTATCATTGGCCGCAGCAGAAAAGATTTCAAGAAATACTTGTTCAACTTCATTGCCGCAATGCCTGCT ATCTCTTTAGTGAATAACTTCCTGAAGTATGGTCTAAATGAATTGAAACTTTGCTTTCGAGTAAGGCTTACCAGATACCTCTATGAGGAATATCTTAA agctTATACATACTACAAAATGGGAAACCTGGACAACAGAATAGCTAATCCGGATCAACTCCTTACGCAGGATGTGGAAAAATTCTGTAACAGTGTAGTAGACCTGTACTCGAACCTTAGCAAG CCCTTTCTGGATATAGTGTTGTATATCTTCAAGCTAACAAGTGCAATAGGAGCTCAG GGTCCAGCTAGCATGATGGCATACTTGATTATTTCGGGGTTTTTCCTTACACGTTTAAGGAGACCAATTGGCAAGATGACtattacagaacaaaaatatgaagGGGAGTACAGATACGTCAACTCACGGCTTATTACAAACAG tgaagaaattgctttttataATGGAAACCTGAGAGAAAAACAGACTATTCACAAAACCTTCCGTAAACTG GTGGAACATTTACATAATTTCATCCTGTTCCGGTTCTCTATGGGTTTCATTGATACTATCATTGCCAAAT ACCTTGCCACTGTGGTCGGTTACCTGGTTGTTAGTCGTCCATTTTTGAACCTGGCTGATCCTCGTCATCAGAATAGTACTCATGCAGAGCTTTTGGAG GATTACTACCAAAGTGGAAGAATGCTGCTGAGAATGTCTCAAGCTTTGGGCAGAATAGTCCTAGCAGGCCGTGAAATGACAAGATTGGCTGG tttCACAGCTCGAATTACAGAATTAATGCAGGTTCTGAAGGACTTGAATAGTGGCAAATATCAGCGTACTATGGTGTCGCAGGAAAAAG aTGCAGATAAAAAGCCAGCTTTGCCTTTGATACCTGGATCTGGGGAAATTATCAACGCTGATAACCTTATCAA GTTTGATCATGTTCCGTTGGTGACACCTAATGGAGATGTTTTGATTCAAGACCTCAACTTTGAG GTTCGGTCTGGTGCAAATGTTCTGATTTGTGGGCCAAATGGGTGTGGGAAGAGCTCGCTTTTTCGTGTTCTTGGTGAG TTGTGGCCTTTGTTTGGTGGGCGTTTAACAAAACCTGTAAGAGGAAAGTTGTTCTATGTTCCCCAG AGACCATATATGACTCTTGGAACGCTCAGAGATCAAGTTATATACCCAGATACTTTTGAAgatcagaagaagaaagggattTCTGATCAG GTGCTGAAGGAGTACTTGGATAATGTCCAGCTGGGTCAAATCTTGGAACGTGAAGGAGGCTGGGATAGTGTTCAGGACTGGATGGATGTACTCAGCgggggagaaaaacagagaatgGCA ATGGCAAGGTTATTTTATCATAAGCCTCAGTTTGCGATTCTGGATGAATGCACCAGTGCTGTTAGTGTTGACGTAGAAGGCTACATTTACAGCCACTGCCGAAAG GTTGGCATCACTCTCTTCACTGTCTCCCACAGAAAGTCACTCTGGAAACATCATGAT ttttacttgCATATGGATGGCAGAGGAAACTACGAGTTCAAGAAAATAACTGAAGACACAGTTGAATTTGGATCTTAA
- the ABCD3 gene encoding ATP-binding cassette sub-family D member 3 isoform X1 codes for MAAYSKYLTVRHSAIAGATTAAACALLCLLNKRRAAAQHGKRSGKQALQNNEQKEGKKERAMVDRVFIARICRILKIMVPRTLCKETGYLLLIAVMLVVRTYCDIWMIQNGTVIESAIIGRSRKDFKKYLFNFIAAMPAISLVNNFLKYGLNELKLCFRVRLTRYLYEEYLKAYTYYKMGNLDNRIANPDQLLTQDVEKFCNSVVDLYSNLSKPFLDIVLYIFKLTSAIGAQGPASMMAYLIISGFFLTRLRRPIGKMTITEQKYEGEYRYVNSRLITNSEEIAFYNGNLREKQTIHKTFRKLVEHLHNFILFRFSMGFIDTIIAKYLATVVGYLVVSRPFLNLADPRHQNSTHAELLEDYYQSGRMLLRMSQALGRIVLAGREMTRLAGFTARITELMQVLKDLNSGKYQRTMVSQEKDADKKPALPLIPGSGEIINADNLIKFDHVPLVTPNGDVLIQDLNFEVRSGANVLICGPNGCGKSSLFRVLGELWPLFGGRLTKPVRGKLFYVPQRPYMTLGTLRDQVIYPDTFEDQKKKGISDQVLKEYLDNVQLGQILEREGGWDSVQDWMDVLSGGEKQRMAMARLFYHKPQFAILDECTSAVSVDVEGYIYSHCRKVGITLFTVSHRKSLWKHHDFYLHMDGRGNYEFKKITEDTVEFGS; via the exons ATGGCCGCCTACAGCAAGTACCTCACCGTGCGCCATTCCGCCATCGCCGGGGccaccaccgccgccgcctGCGCGCTTCTCTGTCTGCTCAACAAGCGGCGGGCGGCAGCCCAGCACGG taaaagaagtggaaaacaagCATTGCAGAACAATGAG cagaaagaaggaaaaaaggagcgAGCAATGGTGGACAGAGTGTTTATTGCAAGAATATGTCGAATCCTGAAAATAATGGTCCCTAGAACACTTTGTAAAGAG ACAGGTTATTTGCTGCTTATTGCTGTGATGCTGGTCGTCCGCACATATTGTGATATTTGGATGATTCAGAATGGAACGGTCATTGAAAG TGCTATCATTGGCCGCAGCAGAAAAGATTTCAAGAAATACTTGTTCAACTTCATTGCCGCAATGCCTGCT ATCTCTTTAGTGAATAACTTCCTGAAGTATGGTCTAAATGAATTGAAACTTTGCTTTCGAGTAAGGCTTACCAGATACCTCTATGAGGAATATCTTAA agctTATACATACTACAAAATGGGAAACCTGGACAACAGAATAGCTAATCCGGATCAACTCCTTACGCAGGATGTGGAAAAATTCTGTAACAGTGTAGTAGACCTGTACTCGAACCTTAGCAAG CCCTTTCTGGATATAGTGTTGTATATCTTCAAGCTAACAAGTGCAATAGGAGCTCAG GGTCCAGCTAGCATGATGGCATACTTGATTATTTCGGGGTTTTTCCTTACACGTTTAAGGAGACCAATTGGCAAGATGACtattacagaacaaaaatatgaagGGGAGTACAGATACGTCAACTCACGGCTTATTACAAACAG tgaagaaattgctttttataATGGAAACCTGAGAGAAAAACAGACTATTCACAAAACCTTCCGTAAACTG GTGGAACATTTACATAATTTCATCCTGTTCCGGTTCTCTATGGGTTTCATTGATACTATCATTGCCAAAT ACCTTGCCACTGTGGTCGGTTACCTGGTTGTTAGTCGTCCATTTTTGAACCTGGCTGATCCTCGTCATCAGAATAGTACTCATGCAGAGCTTTTGGAG GATTACTACCAAAGTGGAAGAATGCTGCTGAGAATGTCTCAAGCTTTGGGCAGAATAGTCCTAGCAGGCCGTGAAATGACAAGATTGGCTGG tttCACAGCTCGAATTACAGAATTAATGCAGGTTCTGAAGGACTTGAATAGTGGCAAATATCAGCGTACTATGGTGTCGCAGGAAAAAG aTGCAGATAAAAAGCCAGCTTTGCCTTTGATACCTGGATCTGGGGAAATTATCAACGCTGATAACCTTATCAA GTTTGATCATGTTCCGTTGGTGACACCTAATGGAGATGTTTTGATTCAAGACCTCAACTTTGAG GTTCGGTCTGGTGCAAATGTTCTGATTTGTGGGCCAAATGGGTGTGGGAAGAGCTCGCTTTTTCGTGTTCTTGGTGAG TTGTGGCCTTTGTTTGGTGGGCGTTTAACAAAACCTGTAAGAGGAAAGTTGTTCTATGTTCCCCAG AGACCATATATGACTCTTGGAACGCTCAGAGATCAAGTTATATACCCAGATACTTTTGAAgatcagaagaagaaagggattTCTGATCAG GTGCTGAAGGAGTACTTGGATAATGTCCAGCTGGGTCAAATCTTGGAACGTGAAGGAGGCTGGGATAGTGTTCAGGACTGGATGGATGTACTCAGCgggggagaaaaacagagaatgGCA ATGGCAAGGTTATTTTATCATAAGCCTCAGTTTGCGATTCTGGATGAATGCACCAGTGCTGTTAGTGTTGACGTAGAAGGCTACATTTACAGCCACTGCCGAAAG GTTGGCATCACTCTCTTCACTGTCTCCCACAGAAAGTCACTCTGGAAACATCATGAT ttttacttgCATATGGATGGCAGAGGAAACTACGAGTTCAAGAAAATAACTGAAGACACAGTTGAATTTGGATCTTAA